GACTGTGCACGGCGCATGGTCTCTTCAACGGCGTGGGTTTTCTGGATGAGGCGCAGCGCTTCGGCCAGATCTGACTCCTGCCATTTCCCCTCATTCACCACCCGTTCCCAGAATTGGCGGTCCTTTTCTTCCGCCTCGCGGTAAGCGACGAGGAGTGGCAGCGTGATCTTGCCTTCCCGCAGATCATCACCAACGGTTTTACCGAGCAGTTTCTCATCCGCCACGTAATCCAGCGCATCATCGACCAGTTGAAACGCGATCCCGAGATGGGTCCCGAAATCCTCGACGGCTTTTTCATCTTCCGTCGAGCTGTCCGCGATAATTGCGCCGACCCGGCAGGCGGCCGCGAATAATGCCGCCGTCTTGCCATGGATGACTTTGAGGTAAGTTTCTTCGGAGGTTGCCAGGTCGTTCTGCATCGACATTTGCAGCACTTCCCCCTCCGCGATCGTCGCCGCCGCCTGGGAAAGCACCGCCATGACGGGCAAAGATCCATCCTCCGTCATAAGCTGGAAGGAACGTGCAAACAGGAAGTCGCCGACAAGGACGGAAGCCTTGTTCCCGAATACGGCATTGGCCGAGGCTGCACCGCGCCGTAAGACACTCTCATCAACAACATCATCATGCAGCAATGTGGCGGTGTGGATAAACTCCACACAGGCGGCGAGGCCGACATGGCGCCTGCGCTGCGGCGATGGGTGGTAGCCGCATAAATAGGCGGAGGCCAATGTCAGAAGGGGGCGCAATCGCTTACCGCCCGCCGCCACCAGATGCGCCCCTAATTGGGGGATGAGCGGCACCGGGCTCTCCATGCGAGCCACGATTTCACGGTTGCAGGCTTCCATATCCTTCCTGAGATAATTGAATAAAGCTTGCAGCGCGACGTCGTCCTTGCTCATAAGATCCTCTTCAACTTTGGAGGTGGGATGCATCGTAGCATTTCTGCCCTCCAAAACGTAGTCACGACCCTTTTGAGCCCTGTCAAACCCGAGAGGGTCGAAGATAAGGCGATCGACTCAACTTCACAAGGCTCCGTGATCATGCTGACTTC
This DNA window, taken from Acetobacteraceae bacterium, encodes the following:
- a CDS encoding polyprenyl synthetase family protein; this translates as MSKDDVALQALFNYLRKDMEACNREIVARMESPVPLIPQLGAHLVAAGGKRLRPLLTLASAYLCGYHPSPQRRRHVGLAACVEFIHTATLLHDDVVDESVLRRGAASANAVFGNKASVLVGDFLFARSFQLMTEDGSLPVMAVLSQAAATIAEGEVLQMSMQNDLATSEETYLKVIHGKTAALFAAACRVGAIIADSSTEDEKAVEDFGTHLGIAFQLVDDALDYVADEKLLGKTVGDDLREGKITLPLLVAYREAEEKDRQFWERVVNEGKWQESDLAEALRLIQKTHAVEETMRRAQSFAEKAVAALDVFPESDIKTLLSDTALYTAKRAH